The sequence GCAACTGCAGGTGATTGCTCAGACCACTTCCACACTTTTAGATCACCATTTCCGTCACCAGTAAAAAATAAACCACCAGGAGCAGTTTGAATAGCTCGAGCCTCCTCTTTGGCATAAATTTTTCCTCGTTCATTAAATCTGTGAAAGAAAGTAAACACAATGTTCTTAGTCAAGCTCCTTTACTAGTAAAAACAAACACATCAAGGATAAAGCACTCTACAACAAGAGCTGTAACTTACGATGGCAGGTCATAGAGACGAACAGTGTTGTCATTGCATGAGCATATCAACACAGGTTTTCCTTGTGCATCAGGCATCCCACAGAGCGCTAACAGACTCTGTACGACCAAAGCAAATTTTATAAATAGCCAAAAACCAAAAACGAAACAGTTACCGTACTAACAAATCCATCATTTCACATTAAACTACAAAAAGTAAATATAAGTACTACGACATGCTAAAACATCCCCAGAGATTATTTTAATGATCAGCAATGTCTAGTAGCACTCTGAAATATGAATCTCAAATCTCTCAAACAGGCAATTATGCTGACAGCTCGGTGCATAATAACATTAATAACAGATCCCATTGTTCAGAGAACATGAAACTGGGACAGGACATTCAAATAACATTTACCTAAAGAAATCCTTGTCAGAATAAGATTCAATATCAACATTCATAAGTAACATACTCAGTTAAAACTCATGCAAAATAAAATACTAAAGACAAGCAGAGCAGATGCATACATCTTCTTCTTTATGGGTGTAAGTGACTTTTAACTTTCCACTCTCGGTAAGAGCCCAGACCTGAACAAACAAATATAGAGGTAAGCTAACAGTTCTACGAGGGTAAAGAATTATGGTCAATAAAGCAAAATAGAAGAAGTTTTAACCTTTATTGTTTTGTCCAGAGAACATGACAATAAAAACTGATCCCAGCAAAGAACAGACATTACAACTGATGTGTGATCTGTCAGAGTATAAATGCACTGTAATGTCTCAAGTTCCCACACCTGATGGAGGAGAAAGACAAATGTTAAAGATAAGACATAAACATGATCCACTCCCATATAGACGTAAAGAAGAAATTTATTCAGTATGACATATGGACAAGAGAATATAAGATGTGCTTCAGCCACCTGATATataatatcaaaaagaaaagggAGTTCTTGTATCACAGATCAACAAAACAATGATGGAGACAGCCTTCAGGTTAATAAACTTTAAAATTTTATATCCTAGAATGTATTATCCATGGATCCAGAAGGAACAACATACCCTTATTGTGTTATCCATGGATCCAGAGTAGAGTCTGTTAGCGCCTACAACTAACGTGACAACAGAAGCACTATGAGCCTGAAGAGCAGCAGCAGGCTCAAAACCATTGGTAGCAGCAACAAATTTCCAAACCAATATGCTACCATCCTGGAGCAAAAGTAACAAAAAAATTAGTTATATCCATGAGAATATGAAGTGAGACACGAATGAAGAATAGATCTACATAAAACAAAGAGTAAAAAGAGTGGACTATGAAAAAGAGGCATCACTATTGTTTGAACAAAAGGAAAAACGAGAAAGTACCTGTGTTCCAGCAAGTAGCATTTCATTACCCACGGCCAAGGCATAAACTTGTCCAGATGGACCACTAAGACTGAGTTCACTATTGGTTTGAGTGTTCCAAGCCTACAAGTTATGTGATTAAACAAGACCATTAAACAAGCAACAAGGCAAGACGGAAAAGTAAATATAAAAATCATGtgattcacaaaaaaaaagaggTAAGAGAAACTTAAAAACAAATAAATGGCAGTACCTTGACACAGTTATTAATTCCAACAAACACCCAGGGGCCTTCACTGATGACACAGCCAACTTCAGATCCAAGGTTAATTACAGCAGCACACTgaacatcatgatgatgcaattgAGTTTCGTAAAGGAAGGTAAGACCAccaaaacttcaaaaaaaaaatcaagaaatttcTAACAACCTGGCCAGTTTGACAATCCCAGACCCGAACAGTTCCATCTTTGCTACCAGAATATAATTTGTCAGACCCCATTGGGAAAGCAATCCCGCTAATGACCTGTTATAACACAAATCCTCCAATCAAACAGCTGAACAACTACAAATAGTATAAGttgaggaaaatgaaaattgaacAAGATGAAGCTACCTTCTTCTCGTGTCCAGCAAGTTGCGTCAACATAGTAAAACTATCACTGACAAACCACTGATGCAA comes from Papaver somniferum cultivar HN1 chromosome 7, ASM357369v1, whole genome shotgun sequence and encodes:
- the LOC113297114 gene encoding zinc finger CCCH domain-containing protein 17-like; its protein translation is MDVDNGKRIFNRLGGGGTTDKVCYHWRAGRCTRNPCQFRHSELPQPSSSNGMGSKRSHVIQPSDQGNFSGGNFSGGNFSGAGSFSRRKPNTYNQADTQPSRWGRDQGQGGAVNGGPRGPGFRPPLKTQDKVCTYWMADKCSYGEGCKFLHQWFVSDSFTMLTQLAGHEKKVISGIAFPMGSDKLYSGSKDGTVRVWDCQTGQCAAVINLGSEVGCVISEGPWVFVGINNCVKAWNTQTNSELSLSGPSGQVYALAVGNEMLLAGTQDGSILVWKFVAATNGFEPAAALQAHSASVVTLVVGANRLYSGSMDNTIRVWELETLQCIYTLTDHTSVVMSVLCWDQFLLSCSLDKTIKVWALTESGKLKVTYTHKEEDSLLALCGMPDAQGKPVLICSCNDNTVRLYDLPSFNERGKIYAKEEARAIQTAPGGLFFTGDGNGDLKVWKWSEQSPAVATVM